The Candidatus Cloacimonadota bacterium genome includes a window with the following:
- a CDS encoding inorganic phosphate transporter family protein, translating to MFFFYLLSGLFLGWSLGANDTGNIFGAAVETHMLKFKKAALIAAIFITLGAVLEGSGPSGTLGRLGSVDALGGAFTVALAAALTITLIVRIRIPVSTSQTIVGAIIGWNLFTGRLTDYGSLITIASSWVMAFVLSGSIAAFLFYLVKPFINRSRTHLLVQDLMIRYALIVVGAFGAYSLGANNIANVVGVFVPVSPFKDLSLGTFFHVSGVQQLYLLGALSIVVGIYTYSHKVMRTVGKDLFHLSPITALIALTAEAIVLFLFASRGLYNLLLSAGLPTIPLVPVSSTQVIVGAVVGIGLVKGGKNIRYNILARISFAWVAAPIMAALISFTLLFIIQNVFEQKVHRDTQYVFNRKSITQISEEGFDISALATVNGRNFHTEREIYRELKDQDTLDRDQISRIIQLSEIHNLKIDYAKFIDSGLLNRFSEAQLAKIKSLDGRSFQHKWQLKNELASEPEFTLYLPPQNEIQKNHNRVVGNKLNELYRTFALDN from the coding sequence ATGTTTTTCTTTTATTTACTTAGCGGACTGTTTTTAGGCTGGTCGCTGGGGGCAAATGATACCGGCAACATATTTGGTGCTGCGGTAGAAACGCACATGCTCAAATTTAAAAAAGCGGCACTGATTGCAGCAATATTTATAACTTTGGGAGCTGTTCTGGAGGGTAGCGGACCTTCCGGCACTTTAGGGAGATTGGGCTCTGTAGATGCACTTGGTGGTGCTTTTACTGTTGCTCTGGCTGCGGCTTTGACTATCACGCTAATTGTGCGCATTCGCATTCCCGTATCCACTTCCCAAACCATTGTTGGTGCTATTATTGGCTGGAATCTGTTTACCGGGAGACTTACAGATTACGGTTCTTTAATAACAATAGCCTCATCGTGGGTGATGGCATTTGTGCTATCTGGTAGTATTGCCGCCTTTTTATTCTATCTAGTAAAACCGTTTATAAACAGGTCTCGCACACATTTGCTCGTGCAGGATTTGATGATACGTTATGCTTTAATTGTGGTAGGAGCATTTGGCGCATACTCTTTGGGGGCGAATAATATAGCAAACGTTGTAGGCGTATTTGTTCCCGTATCTCCATTTAAAGATTTGAGTTTAGGCACTTTTTTCCATGTTAGTGGAGTGCAGCAGCTTTATCTTTTGGGAGCATTGTCTATAGTTGTAGGCATTTACACATATTCTCACAAAGTTATGCGTACGGTTGGGAAGGATCTCTTTCATCTTTCTCCCATAACAGCTCTTATAGCACTAACTGCCGAAGCCATAGTACTGTTTCTATTTGCCTCAAGAGGGCTATACAATCTGTTGTTAAGCGCAGGTTTGCCCACCATACCGCTAGTGCCGGTTTCTTCTACACAAGTGATTGTAGGTGCGGTAGTTGGCATCGGTTTGGTGAAAGGCGGAAAAAACATTCGATACAATATATTAGCGCGGATATCCTTTGCTTGGGTAGCGGCTCCTATTATGGCTGCACTAATCAGTTTTACGCTTCTATTCATCATTCAGAATGTTTTCGAGCAAAAAGTACACCGAGATACTCAATATGTATTTAACCGCAAATCTATTACCCAGATTTCGGAGGAAGGCTTCGATATTTCTGCTCTTGCTACGGTTAATGGGCGCAATTTTCACACCGAACGCGAGATATATAGAGAACTGAAAGATCAGGATACTTTGGATAGAGACCAAATAAGTCGCATTATTCAGCTTTCCGAAATCCACAATCTGAAGATAGACTATGCTAAGTTTATTGACAGCGGACTACTTAACAGGTTTTCTGAGGCGCAATTAGCAAAGATCAAGAGTCTGGATGGGCGCAGTTTTCAGCATAAATGGCAACTAAAGAACGAGTTAGCCTCAGAACCGGAATTTACACTGTATCTTCCTCCCCAAAACGAGATTCAAAAGAATCATAACCGAGTTGTGGGAAACAAATTAAACGAATTATATCGTACTTTCGCGCTAGATAATTAA
- a CDS encoding DUF47 family protein produces MALLLKTTRFVESQIDTFLDIVSDSATTFQLAVEDYLEGRTQQFEERLSQIREYEHRADDLRVSIERFLYERTLIPENRGDVLAILENTDEVIDNIKDSLLQFSIELPDIPAELNDLWMQTTRSSVAAVEQLVFAVRSFFRDLAAVNNYIHKVYFFEREADHIGERLRRLVFSLDIELSRKSQLRFFAIHIEKISDAAQNVCDRLSIYTIKRQL; encoded by the coding sequence ATGGCTCTGCTATTAAAAACAACCAGATTTGTAGAATCTCAAATAGACACATTCTTAGATATTGTAAGTGATTCTGCCACAACCTTCCAATTGGCAGTAGAAGATTATCTGGAAGGACGCACACAACAGTTTGAAGAACGCTTGTCGCAGATCCGTGAATACGAACATCGAGCAGATGATTTACGGGTTAGCATCGAACGCTTTCTCTATGAACGAACCTTGATTCCTGAAAATCGGGGTGATGTGCTGGCAATTCTTGAAAATACTGACGAAGTTATTGACAACATCAAGGATTCTCTTTTGCAGTTTTCCATAGAACTACCAGATATTCCCGCAGAGCTAAACGACCTATGGATGCAGACCACCCGCTCTTCTGTGGCGGCGGTGGAACAACTAGTTTTTGCTGTAAGATCCTTTTTCAGAGATCTCGCTGCGGTAAACAATTACATCCACAAAGTGTATTTTTTCGAACGCGAAGCGGATCACATTGGAGAGCGCTTACGCCGTCTGGTCTTTAGCTTGGATATAGAGCTTTCCCGTAAGAGTCAATTGCGTTTTTTTGCCATTCATATAGAAAAGATTTCGGATGCAGCCCAAAACGTGTGTGATCGTCTGTCTATATATACAATTAAAAGGCAGTTGTAG